The genomic window ATCGTCGCCGACCTCACCAGCGGTAAGGGGAAGATGTCCTCGAGCGAGGGCGTCACCATCTCGATGGAGGACTCGACGGAGGACCTCGAGGAGAAGGTCAACTCGGCGTACTGCCCGCCGACCCGTGATCCGGAGCCGGACGACGACGGCAACGAGCGCGAGAACCCCGTCCTCGAACTGTTCGAGTATCACGTCTTCCCGCGGTTCGACGAAATCGTCGTCGAGCGCCCCGAGAAGTACGGCGGCGACCTGACTTACGAGGACTACGAGGCTCTCGCCGACGACCTCGAGTCGGGCGAACTCCACCCCGCCGACGCGAAGGGGACGCTCGCAACCTACCTCGACGAACTGATCGCGCCGGGCCGCGAGAAACTGCGCGAGATCCGCGGCTAGTCGCCTTCCTCGAGAGTCGCGGCTAATCGACATCCCGCCTCGAGGGCTCGCGTGTCGGCCCTACTCGACGAACACGCACTCGTCGTCGGTATCGAGGAGGATGCTGAACAGTTGCCCTTCGACGGCCCGGAGGTGCTGTGAGAAGGTCGCCGGCGAGATACCGAGTTCGTCGGCGAGTTCGGTGGCCTCGTGTTTTCGCGGCCAGTCGTAGTAGCCGTTCATGTAGGCGGTGAGAAACACCTCGCGCTGCCTGTCGGTGAGCGCATCGATAACGGTCTGTTTGAAATCGTGGTGCGTAAACAGCGGCGTCGACCGCTGCCGGTCGCGAGAATCGTCGACCGTCACCGTCGGATGCTCCGTTTCGAATCGCTCGACGAGTTCGTCGGCGTCGGCCCGTGAAGACACCTCCGCGACGACCCGGCCGTCACCGCCGTCGGCCTCGACGGTCCGCGGAATCGCCCCGAACTCGACGACGCTCCTCGCGACGCAGCGCTCGCGGACGTGGAATCGTAATCGACCGCCGTCCTCGTGGCGCGCCACGAGTTCCGCGTCGACGTCGTCGCTCCGGTCGACCGCCTCGAGGACCCGCTCCGGCCGGGCACCCTCGAGGGTGAAGTACTCGACGAACCCGGCCTCGGAATGCGGAAAGAGCACCTCGAGATCGAGCCGACAGTCCTCGGCCCGCGACGCGTCGACGAACGGGTAGGACGTGTCGCGAACCCGAAACTCGACTTCGACGGCGTCTTTCACCCGACGGCCTCCGCGGTCCATGCGTCAGTGTTACTGTCCCGCCACTGGTCCGTTTCCCCTTGACTCGCAAGCGGTTCGGTCGCGATCCGATTCGCGTTCGCGAACGTCCGCTCGTGGCCGTGGTCTGTCGGTCGCCCCACTGCGGAGCCACGCCCGGTGACGAGTGCTGTGTAGCGAGAGACTATCGATCTAAGCGGGAGATATCGCCCGCGATAGCGCTGTAAACGACGAATTTTGTGGTCTGACTACGACCAGTCTTATCCCCGTCCCCGGTGGAGGTCCGGCCGATCCATGGGACGCGAAACGGATTCCGACGACTCGTCCGCCGACGCATCGCGCCGTTCGTTTCTGCAAACCGGCACGCTCGCCTCGGCGGGCCTCGCATTGGGACTGTCGGGTGCGGCACCCGCCGCGGCGACCGGCGGTGACTCGACCGGTTCCGACGAGACGCCCGCCGGCGACGCAGCGAGCGACACCGAACTGAATCTGGCGGACGTGGGCTTTCTCCAGTTGATGGCCTACCACCACCGCGGCGGGATCGAAGCCGCCTCGCTGGTTCCGGAGCGGACGAACCACGACGCGTTGGCCGAGTTCGCCGAGACGGTACTCGAGGGCCAGCGGGAGGGCCTCGTGCGGATCGAATCGATCCTCGCCGAGGCCGGGATCGAACCCGAGCACCTGCTCGAGGCCGATCTCGACGCGGTCAGGGACATGGTGACGTCGATCCCCGGCAACCTCCGCCCGAACGAACTCGCGTACCTGCAGCGCCTCGAGGGGACGACCTTCGACCTGCGGTTCATCGAAACGTTCGCGAACCACCACCGCGGCGCGATCCAACTCTCACACCTCGTCCTCCGGGAGGGACAGTCGCCCGCGGTCGAAGCGATGGCGAACGACATCGTCGAAACGCAGCAGGCACAGATCGCGCGAATGTACGCGTGGTACCTCGACTGGGTGCAGCAGGTCTAGCGCGACCGCGGCGGGCGGCGGCCGCCGATCAGCCGATTGAAGTGCGCGCGACTCCCTTGCGAGTCCATGAACGAGACGCGACGAGCGATCCTCGAGGCGATCGCGGACGGGCCGGTGTCGGGGCCCGAACTGGCCGAGTCGCTCGATATCTCGCGGGCGGCCGTCTGGAAGCACATCGACGGGCTGCGCGAGGCCGACTTCGAGATCGAGAGCGGACCGACCGGCTACGAACTGACCGCCGTCGCGGCGTACAACGCCCCGGCTGTCGAGTTCGAACTCGAGGCCCCGTTCTCGGTCGAGTACCACGACTCCGTGGGGAGCACCAACGACCGGGCGCGCGAGCTGGCGGCCGAGGGCGCGACGGACGTGGCCGTCCTCGCGGACGAACAGGTCGGCGGCCGCGGCCGCCTCGAGCGCGAGTGGTCCTCGCCGTCGGGCGGCGTCTGGGTCAGCGTCCTGACGCGACCGGCCGTCGCGCCCGCGCAGGCCCCGCTGTACACGCTCGCGGCGTCGGTCGCCACGGCCACGGCGGCTCGAGAGGCGGGCGTCGACGCCCGGATCAAGTGGCCTAACGACGTGGTCGTCCCGGTCGGCGACGACGGCGACTACCGAAAGCTCGCGGGGATCCTCACGGAGATGGAAGGGGAGACCGACCGCGTGGAGTGGCTCGCCGTCGGGCTCGGCGTCAACGCGAACCTCGACGCCGACGCGCTGCCCGAGGGCGCGACCAGCATCCGCGAGGAGGCGGGCGACGTCGACCGGCGACGGTTCGTCCAGCGGCTCTTGGAGTCGTTCGATCGGTATCGAACCGACCTCGAGGCGGTCGTCCCCGCGTGGCGCGAGCTGGCGCTGACGATCGGCCAGCGGGTACGCGTCGACCGTCCCACTGGCGAAATCGTCGGTGAGGCGATCGACGTGACGGAGTCCGGGGCCCTCGTCGTTGAGACCGAGAACGGGCGGGAGACCGTTACGGCGGGCGACTGCGAGCACTTGCGGCCGGTCTAATCCGTTACTCCGCGGCGAGCCGGAGCTCTTCGGCGCGGCCGTCGACCCCGTCTGGATCGACCTGCACCGTCAACACCGGTACCGAAGCGCGTCGGACGACCCGTTCCGTGACGCTGCCGAGCAGCAGCCGGTCGATCCCGCCGCGGCCGTGGGTCCCCATCACGACTAGATCGCACTCGAGCGGATCGGCCTCGTTGACGATGACCTGACTCGGAGAGCCCTCGCGGACCGCCGTCTCGACCGTGACGTCCGCGGGCGCGAGGTCCTCGACGCGGCTGACCGCCGCTCGCCCCTCCTCGCGGAGCGCGTCGCTGACACCCTCGAGAGCGGTTTCCATGGGGAGCCCGCCGTAGCCGGCCGCGTTGACGACGTAGAGCGCGCGGATCGTCGCATCGTGTTCGTGCGCGAGGTCGAAGGCGTACTCGAGTGCGCGCTCGACTTCACGCGAGCCGTCGGTCGGAACGAGGATGCGGTCGTACATCGTGTGTCACGATATCATACGGCAAGCATACCTATTAACGTTTTCCTGACACGAGAGACGGTCAGCCCGGGTGACGATTCCGGTCCGCCGCGGGCGATTCCGACGGCGAGCGCGAATCGGCGGTGAACACCGGTTGCGGGGCCGAGAGGGGAAACGCTGATACAGCCACCGGCCCAACCGGGGGCCATGAGCGACACGTCGTGGACCGACCGGATCGTCGGCGAGCGGATGACCGTCGATCAGGAGTTCGCTTCGCAGATCGAGACGTCGCAGTTCTCCAACCAGCAGTGGAGCCTGATCATGACGGCCACGGAGTTCGAGATCGAACACGCCGACGATCCCGAGCGGGCCCAGATCGTCGCCAACACGGACAATCTCGACGGGATCATCCCCGAACTCGAGAACGTCCAGACCGGCATGGGCGCGATGGCCGGCGGGGGCGCGGGCGGCGGCTCGAGTTCCTCGAGCGGCGGCGGCATCTTCGACTCGATCATGGGCGCGCTCGGCATGGGCGGCAGCGGCGGCTCCTCCGAGCGGGAGCAACGCGAGGCGGCCGAACGGCTCACGCAGGAGTACGCGACCGAACTGCAGTCCCACCTCGAGTCCAAGGGGAAGTGGGAGAAGGTTCGGCGAACGGCCGCCGACGGCTGAAGCGAGACGACCGTCGCCGGCGGGCTCGTCGGACAGTGCCGAACTCAACTCCTCGCCGGCCGGTCAGTCGCCGGCGTGAAAGAGCGTGTACTCGCTGGTTTCGTAGATGTTGATGAGTTCGTTGACGAGTTCGTCGTAGGACTCGTCCTCGACGCGCAGTGCATCCAGCCGCTCGATCGTTGCTTCGTCGAGTTCGACGGATGGCATACGAGAGCGTTCGTCGTCGCGGGGCAAAAACACCACGGGGGTCGCATCTGCACCACGTCTCGCCCGGGCGCGCGGTCCGGGGCAAGCCACAGCACCTTTAGGGACGGTTCCCGACCGTAGGAGTATGACCGACGAAGTCCAGACGACGACCTTCTCGATCAGTTCCGACGACGGCGCGACCGACGAAATCACGATCCCTTCAGGGCTCGTCGACCTCGTCGCCGAGGGCGACCAGACCGACGCCGAGACGGTCGGCGACGTCATGCTGCTCTCTTTCGCCAGCCGCGCCCACCACATCGTCCACCACGGCGAGGACGCAGACGACGAACTCGAGGCCCAGGAAGAGCGTGTGATGGAGCTCTTCGAGGAGCGCTTCGGCGTCACGTTCGGCGAAGCGACCGGCCACCAGCACTGAGCCGCGACGCGCGACTCGAAGTACCGACTTCTTCACGTTTCATTTCCGCCGAGCGAGAGCGCCGTCAGCGAGCGGCACACCGGAACCGAGGCACCGGTGCTATCCGGCGCCGGCGGTTTCGTTTCCGGTATCCGCAGCGCCCGCCGCGGCTCCGGCAGACTCACTATCGGCTCCCGCAGCCGCGCCGTCCGCCTCGGG from Natrinema versiforme includes these protein-coding regions:
- a CDS encoding helix-turn-helix domain-containing protein yields the protein MKDAVEVEFRVRDTSYPFVDASRAEDCRLDLEVLFPHSEAGFVEYFTLEGARPERVLEAVDRSDDVDAELVARHEDGGRLRFHVRERCVARSVVEFGAIPRTVEADGGDGRVVAEVSSRADADELVERFETEHPTVTVDDSRDRQRSTPLFTHHDFKQTVIDALTDRQREVFLTAYMNGYYDWPRKHEATELADELGISPATFSQHLRAVEGQLFSILLDTDDECVFVE
- a CDS encoding DUF305 domain-containing protein, yielding MGRETDSDDSSADASRRSFLQTGTLASAGLALGLSGAAPAAATGGDSTGSDETPAGDAASDTELNLADVGFLQLMAYHHRGGIEAASLVPERTNHDALAEFAETVLEGQREGLVRIESILAEAGIEPEHLLEADLDAVRDMVTSIPGNLRPNELAYLQRLEGTTFDLRFIETFANHHRGAIQLSHLVLREGQSPAVEAMANDIVETQQAQIARMYAWYLDWVQQV
- a CDS encoding biotin--[acetyl-CoA-carboxylase] ligase, whose protein sequence is MNETRRAILEAIADGPVSGPELAESLDISRAAVWKHIDGLREADFEIESGPTGYELTAVAAYNAPAVEFELEAPFSVEYHDSVGSTNDRARELAAEGATDVAVLADEQVGGRGRLEREWSSPSGGVWVSVLTRPAVAPAQAPLYTLAASVATATAAREAGVDARIKWPNDVVVPVGDDGDYRKLAGILTEMEGETDRVEWLAVGLGVNANLDADALPEGATSIREEAGDVDRRRFVQRLLESFDRYRTDLEAVVPAWRELALTIGQRVRVDRPTGEIVGEAIDVTESGALVVETENGRETVTAGDCEHLRPV
- a CDS encoding universal stress protein — encoded protein: MYDRILVPTDGSREVERALEYAFDLAHEHDATIRALYVVNAAGYGGLPMETALEGVSDALREEGRAAVSRVEDLAPADVTVETAVREGSPSQVIVNEADPLECDLVVMGTHGRGGIDRLLLGSVTERVVRRASVPVLTVQVDPDGVDGRAEELRLAAE
- a CDS encoding DUF5799 family protein is translated as MSDTSWTDRIVGERMTVDQEFASQIETSQFSNQQWSLIMTATEFEIEHADDPERAQIVANTDNLDGIIPELENVQTGMGAMAGGGAGGGSSSSSGGGIFDSIMGALGMGGSGGSSEREQREAAERLTQEYATELQSHLESKGKWEKVRRTAADG